A single Anopheles funestus chromosome 2RL, idAnoFuneDA-416_04, whole genome shotgun sequence DNA region contains:
- the LOC125766374 gene encoding uncharacterized protein LOC125766374, producing MEHKCSYFPIWLLVVAVCVVFLVRHTTYPNAVLPSIGKFMAGPRLLHTVRLAKDRPIPLRLAEFHDGAGCDRVCTEQEAPRVCYFRWFAEQYAAMGSACGDCRWGNRSHCFHPQCITADGMERGVLALNRRIPGPSIHVCRNDLVVVDVINHMEGLETTIHWHGAHQYDTPWMDGVPMITQCPIPHGTGFRYAFNASEPGTQFYHSHAGHQKANGHYGLFVVRSPNDINRQLYDYDQSEHHIVISDWTLDLVEKFVPGLQSSTVRMDSILINGRGRHFDEEEQELQVQAPLTVYRVKKGFRYRFRLISSGSQFCPFQLQIENHRMQLIATDGGAVKPTMIDTLISTSGERYDFVLSANQKSGTAASFPFPFPFPCSHESLTFNHIPPTFSILHRPLFVGNYWVRVRAIGFCNVERREEFAVLSYIDEADSVSVEELAYPKHTPPTWDKRFPTGTVLNNPNATCYVPDDGDLCVADLESHEVHRDDALIDAAPDKTFRILFNTFTADPAILFSDQGYVRYMTVVLTLNNIGVTNNISMVFPDFPLLTQPELIGGDGMFCNNTHRPERCKPHHACFCLHRLKVALNDVVEMSLIDDAEVVRDLYHPFHLHGHRFIVTGMGQLPQFRTQSEKVDFVERSHRHARTMPSDHNPPYKDTVSVPSRGYTRIRFRADNPGFWLVHCHFEWHLGIGMSFVLQVGEVEQMKKPPRDFPRCGSYKPDIYSQH from the exons ATGGAGCACAAATGTAGCTACTTCCCCATCTGGTTGCTAGTCGTGGCCGTGTGCGTGGTGTTTCTGGTTCGACATACAACCTACCCGAATGCGG TTCTTCCTTCCATCGGCAAGTTTATGGCGGGTCCGCGACTTTTGCATACGGTTAGATTAGCAAAGGACCGACCGATTCCCTTACGTCTTGCGGAGTTTCATGATGGTGCCGGGTGTGATCGTGTCTGTACGGAGCAGGAAGCACCCCGGGTGTGCTATTTCCGTTGGTTCGCGGAACAATATGCCGCGATGGGATC GGCGTGTGGTGACTGTCGTTGGGGTAACCGGAGCCACTGCTTTCACCCACAGTGCATCACGGCGGACGGTATGGAGCGTGGCGTGTTGGCACTTAACCGACGCATTCCCGGACCCTCCATACACGTCTGCCGGAACGATCTGGTCGTGGTGGATGTGATTAATCACATGGAGGGGCTTGAAACTACGATTCACTGGCACGGTGCACACCAGTACGATACGCCCTGGATGGATGGGGTGCCAATGATAACACAGTGTCCAATCCCGCACGGCACTGGCTTTCGGTACGCGTTTAATGCTTCCGAACCGGGCACCCAGTTCTACCACTCACACGCGGGCCATCAAAAAGCAAACGGACACTACGGATTGTTCGTGGTTCGATCGCCTAACGACATCAATCGGCAGCTGTACGATTACGATCAAAGCGAACATCACATCGTGATTTCGGACTGGACGCTCGATCTGGTGGAGAAATTTGTGCCAGGACTGCAGAGCAGTACGGTGCGGATGGACTCGATACTTATAAATGGGCGCGGGCGCCATTTCGAT GAAGAGGAACAAGAACTGCAAGTGCAAGCACCATTAACAGTGTATCGGGTGAAGAAAGGTTTTCGCTATCGTTTTCGATTGATTAGCAGTGGCAGTCAATTTTGTCCCTTCCAGCTACAG ATTGAAAACCATCGAATGCAGCTAATTGCCACGGATGGAGGCGCCGTGAAGCCCACCATGATCGatacgctcatctccacctcGGGCGAACGGTACGACTTTGTCCTGTCGGCAAATCAGAAATCAGGTACGGCTGCATCATTCCCGTTCCCGTTCCCGTTCCCGTGCTCGCACGAATCATTAACTTTTAACCATATTCCACCAACCTTCTCCATTCTCCACCGTCCGCTCTTTGTAGGTAACTACTGGGTGCGAGTCCGTGCCATCGGCTTTTGTAACGTCGAGCGAAGGGAAGAGTTTGCCGTCCTGTCGTACATCGATGAAGCGGACAGCGTGTCGGTAGAGGAACTAGCCTACCCGAAGCACACGCCACCTACCTGGGACAAACGATTCCCTACGGGGACG GTACTCAACAATCCAAACGCCACGTGCTACGTACCGGACGATGGCGATCTGTGTGTGGCCGATCTGGAATCGCACGAAGTCCACCGGGACGATGCACTGATCGATGCGGCCCCGGACAAAACGTTCCGCATCCTGTTCAACACGTTCACCGCCGATCCGGCCATTCTGTTCTCCGACCAAGGTTACGTCCGGTACATGA CCGTCGTACTCACGCTCAACAACATTGGCGTCACGAACAACATCAGCATGGTGTTCCCGGACTTTCCGCTGCTCACGCAACCGGAACTGATTGGCGGCGACGGGATGTTCTGCAACAACACGCACCGGCCCGAGCGCTGCAAACCGCACCACGCCTGCTTCTGTCTGCACCGGCTGAAGGTGGCCCTCAATGACGTGGTCGAGATGTCGCTGATCGACGACGCGGAAG TCGTCCGCGATCTGTACCATCCGTTTCATCTGCACGGTCACCGTTTCATCGTAACCGGGATGGGTCAACTGCCACAGTTCCGGACGCAGAGTGAAAAGGTGGACTTTGTCGAGCGGAGTCACCGGCATGCCCGCACGATGCCCAGTGACCATAACCCACCTTACAAGGATACCGTATCGGTACCATCGCGTGGCTACACTCGCATCCGCTTCCGGGCGGACAATCCAG GATTTTGGCTGGTACACTGTCACTTCGAGTGGCATCTCGGTATCGGGATGAGCTTTGTGCTGCAAGTGGGCGAGGTAGAGCAGATGAAAAAGCCCCCGAGGGACTTTCCACGATGTGGCAGTTACAAACCGGACATCTACTCACAGCACTAG